The Desulfococcus multivorans DNA window CGGCGCCGGAAAAACCACCACCATCGAGGTGATCGAGGATATCCTCCCCCTGACGGCCGGAGAGATCCTCTATCGCGGCCGCCCCCGAACGCCGGCTTTCAAGCGGGAGATCGGCGTTCAGTTCCAGCACACGACGCTCCTGGACTTCCTGACGGTGCGCGAAATGCTCGCCACGTTTCAGGCCTTTTACGATATCCGTTCCGGCATCGACGAACTGTCGGCCCTCTGCCGGCTCGAGGATATCCTCGAGCAATACGCCGACCGGATATCCGGGGGCCAGAAACAACGGATGCTGCTGGCCCTGGCCCTGGTCAACGACCCGAAACTGGTCTTCCTCGACGAACCTTCCACCGGACTGGACCCCCAGGCCCGGCGGAATCTCTGGGACATCGTTCTCGACATCAAGGCGCGGGGCAAAACCGTGGTCCTCACCACCCACTACATGGAGGAGGCCCAGCACCTCTGCGACGAGGTCGCCATCATGGACCACGGCAGGATCATTGCCCAGGGAGCCCCGGACGCGCTGATCCGACGCCACTGCCGCGGCACCACGGTGGTGCTGCCCAGGGGTGTTCTCCCCTCTTCCCCGGACCGGCTCGGCCTTCAATGGCGTGCCGCGGGCGAGAACGTCATCGTCGAAACCGAGGAGATCAACGCCTGCCTCAAGACCCTCATGGACCGGTCGGTGGATCTCAACGACGTGATCATCCACTCCCCCAACCTGGAAGACGTCTTCCTCAAACTGACCGGTCGAAAGCTGAGGGACTGACCATGCGTTTCAAGCGAACCTGGATGATGTTCAAGGCCCGAAACGCCGAATTTTTCAGGGACCGCGCCTCCTTCGGGTGGAATTTTCTCTTTCCGTTCCTGATCGTGGCGGGGTTCGGGCTCATTTTCGGCAGCGACGTCCGCAACGACTACAAGATCGGCATCTTCCACCACCTGGAGGGGACGGTGACCCCGGCAGACACATCCCTGCCCGAGGCCCTCGAAACTGCCCCCATGCTCAGTTTCGTGGAATTCGAAACCGCTGCCGACGGCATAGAAGCCCTGCGGCACCACAAGATCGATCTTTTGACGGCGACGAACACCTCGGACAGGCGATACTGGGTGACCGACGGGCCGCGGGGACACGTGGCGGAACGGCTCTTTCTCGCCGCCCTGGCGCCCCCCGAATGCCTGAAAGCGAGGCAAAAGCAGGAGATCGAGGGCACTCCGATCCGATACATCGACTGGCTTTTTCCCGGTATCCTGGCCATGAACATGATGTTCAGCGCCCTCTGGGGGGTCGGCTTCGTCATCGTGCGCTACCGGAAGACCGGCGTGCTCAAACGCCTGAAGGTTACCCCATTGACGGCTTTCGAGTACCTGACGGCCCAGATGCTCTCCAGGATCTTTCTCCTGATCTTCACCGGGGTGATCATGTGGATCGGGTGCGACCTCTTCTTTGACTTCAACGTTCAGGGCTCTTATATTGATATTTGCATCACGTTCGTGCTCGGCGGCCTCAGCCTCTGCGCACTGGGACTGGTCGTCGCCGCAAGAGGGACCAGCGAAGAGTTCACCAGCGGCGTCGTCAATTTCATCGGATGGCCCATGATGTTTCTCTCGGAGGTCTGGTTTTCCCTGGAGGGAGCGCCCCATTGGCTGAAACTGACGGCGGAGGTCTTCCCCCTCACACACATGCTGCGGGCCGTCCGCAGCATCATGAACGACGGCGCCGGCCTGGCGGAGGTCTGGCCGGAGGTGGGTATTCTTGGGGCCATGACAGTGATTTTCCTCGTTTTCGGCTCATGGATGTTCTCGTGGAACAGATAGGGCGGCAACCCGAGCCCGGGCCCGCATTTCCGAAAATCCGACCGTTGTCGTCGAAGCGGTCAACCCATAAAGGAAACCGACATGAACACGCAAAACTCAACCCCCAAAGGCGTACCTTTCAATCTCGAAAACAGCGTGGCCTATGCCATCGGCTCAGTGGTGAGCAAGACCCTGCTCAAGAAAAACGCCGGCAACATCACCCTGTTTTCCTTTGACGCGGGACAGGGGCTCAGTGAACATACCGCCCCTTTCGACGCGGTGGTCTATATCCTCGACGGCGAGGGCGAGATCACCATCGGCGGCAAAAAGTTCGACGTCGCCGCCGGTGAATCCCTGATCATGCCGGCAAACGTGCCCCATGCGCTTCATGCCGGGAAGCGGTTCAAGATGCTGCTGATCATGATCCGCAGCGAATAGGCGCGCGGGCGAATCCCGTCCGCGACCGTGAACCGTGATCGGTCATCACCTGAAACCTTAAAGACAAGGAGTGTCAGTTATGGGAAAAAAAGTAATCATCGATACGGAGGAGTGCATCGGCTGCGAAAGCTGCGTGGAACTGTGCCCGGAGGTTTTCGAATTTGACGATGATCTGGAAAAGGCCGTGGTCATATCCGCCGACAGCTATGATGAAGCCTGCGTGGAGGAGGCCATGGAAACCTGTCCGGTGAGTTGCATTCACTGGGAGGAATAATCGCGTGAAGGCGGATGCGTTCATCGCCATGGAAGAACGGCTGGGGGCCCACAATTACCATCCCCTGGACGTCGTACTGACACGGGGAGAGGGGGTCTGGGTCTGGGACGTGGACGGCCGGAAATACCTGGACTGCCTCTCCGCCTATTCCGCGGTCAACCAGGGCCACTGCCACCCGAGGATCTTCAAGGCCATGGTCGAACAGGCCGCCCGCCTGACGCTGACCTCGAGGGCCTTCAGAAACGACCAACTGGGCCGCTTCTATGAGGAGATCTGCGACCTGACCCGCAGCCACAAGGTGCTGCCCATGAACAGCGGTGCGGAAGCGGTGGAAACCGCCGTCAAAACCGTTCGGAAGTGGGGGTACCGGGTCAAGGGGGTTCCGGAGGATCAGGCGGAGATCATCGTCTGCCGCAACAATTTTCACGGCAGGACCATCACCGTCATCAGCTTCAGCACCGACGACGCCTCCAGGGACGGGTTCGGCCCCTTCACGCCGGGGTTCCGGATCGTCCCGTTCGGGGACATCGACGCCCTTTCTTCGGCCGTCACCCCGAACACGGTAGGCTTTCTGGTGGAGCCGATCCAGGGCGAGGCCGGGGTGATCCTCCCCCCGGCCGGATACCTCAAGGCAGCCAGGTCCATCTGCCGGGACCGCAACATCGTCCTGATCCTCGATGAAATCCAGACCGGCCTCGGCCGCACGGGAAAGCTCCTGGCCGAGGAACACGAAGGCATCGAGGCCGATCTGACCCTCGTTGGGAAGGCGCTCTCCGGCGGCTTCTACCCGATATCGGCGGTCCTCTCCAACAGCGAGGTCCTGGGCGTCCTCCAGCCCGGGGAGCACGGCAGCACCTTCGGCGGCAACCCCCTGGCCTGCGCCGTGGC harbors:
- a CDS encoding ABC transporter ATP-binding protein, whose translation is METASAVKAVLEVRGLVKAYGDTRAVDGISFAIPPGICFGLLGPNGAGKTTTIEVIEDILPLTAGEILYRGRPRTPAFKREIGVQFQHTTLLDFLTVREMLATFQAFYDIRSGIDELSALCRLEDILEQYADRISGGQKQRMLLALALVNDPKLVFLDEPSTGLDPQARRNLWDIVLDIKARGKTVVLTTHYMEEAQHLCDEVAIMDHGRIIAQGAPDALIRRHCRGTTVVLPRGVLPSSPDRLGLQWRAAGENVIVETEEINACLKTLMDRSVDLNDVIIHSPNLEDVFLKLTGRKLRD
- a CDS encoding ABC transporter permease; translated protein: MRFKRTWMMFKARNAEFFRDRASFGWNFLFPFLIVAGFGLIFGSDVRNDYKIGIFHHLEGTVTPADTSLPEALETAPMLSFVEFETAADGIEALRHHKIDLLTATNTSDRRYWVTDGPRGHVAERLFLAALAPPECLKARQKQEIEGTPIRYIDWLFPGILAMNMMFSALWGVGFVIVRYRKTGVLKRLKVTPLTAFEYLTAQMLSRIFLLIFTGVIMWIGCDLFFDFNVQGSYIDICITFVLGGLSLCALGLVVAARGTSEEFTSGVVNFIGWPMMFLSEVWFSLEGAPHWLKLTAEVFPLTHMLRAVRSIMNDGAGLAEVWPEVGILGAMTVIFLVFGSWMFSWNR
- a CDS encoding cupin domain-containing protein, whose product is MNTQNSTPKGVPFNLENSVAYAIGSVVSKTLLKKNAGNITLFSFDAGQGLSEHTAPFDAVVYILDGEGEITIGGKKFDVAAGESLIMPANVPHALHAGKRFKMLLIMIRSE
- a CDS encoding ferredoxin — its product is MGKKVIIDTEECIGCESCVELCPEVFEFDDDLEKAVVISADSYDEACVEEAMETCPVSCIHWEE
- the rocD gene encoding ornithine--oxo-acid transaminase, with the protein product MKADAFIAMEERLGAHNYHPLDVVLTRGEGVWVWDVDGRKYLDCLSAYSAVNQGHCHPRIFKAMVEQAARLTLTSRAFRNDQLGRFYEEICDLTRSHKVLPMNSGAEAVETAVKTVRKWGYRVKGVPEDQAEIIVCRNNFHGRTITVISFSTDDASRDGFGPFTPGFRIVPFGDIDALSSAVTPNTVGFLVEPIQGEAGVILPPAGYLKAARSICRDRNIVLILDEIQTGLGRTGKLLAEEHEGIEADLTLVGKALSGGFYPISAVLSNSEVLGVLQPGEHGSTFGGNPLACAVAREALKVLVEEGMIENAARMGDYFLKGLNQIRTPGVREIRGKGLMIGMEFHPEMGGARPYCQRLKEKGILCKETHEHTIRFAPPLVITRETVDWALDIIRSVIEG